In a single window of the Aminomonas paucivorans DSM 12260 genome:
- a CDS encoding NAD(P)H-dependent amine dehydrogenase family protein: MEKIRVIQYGCGKMGKVFLRYLHEKGAEIVGAIDGNPELEGKDAGEVAGLGFKLNVPVHTDADSVFESCDADACIIAVASLMEDMLPHLERAARYGVNAITTCEEAFYPWTTSPAITNRLDRLAKETGCTLAGSGYQDVFWGNLISVLAGATHRIDRIEGVTSYNVEDYGIALAKVHGAGLSKEDFRREIAENDSLPSYVWNSNEWLCSQMGWTIKGMKQELVPTFHDVPLKSETLGTTIPAGHATGMSAVVTTETYQGPVIVTQCIGKVYAPGEVDRNDWVLKGEPNTTVQIACPATVELTCATLVNRLPDLLLSPAGFFTTEKMPAAAYRTYPLHLYVR, encoded by the coding sequence ATGGAGAAGATCCGGGTGATCCAGTACGGCTGCGGCAAGATGGGCAAGGTCTTCCTGCGGTACCTGCACGAGAAGGGCGCGGAGATCGTGGGGGCCATCGACGGCAACCCCGAGCTGGAGGGCAAGGACGCCGGTGAGGTGGCGGGGCTGGGCTTCAAGCTGAACGTGCCGGTGCACACCGACGCGGACTCGGTGTTCGAGTCCTGCGACGCCGACGCCTGCATCATCGCCGTGGCCAGCCTCATGGAGGACATGCTCCCCCACCTGGAGCGGGCGGCCCGCTACGGGGTGAACGCCATCACCACCTGCGAGGAGGCCTTCTACCCTTGGACCACCTCCCCCGCCATCACCAACCGGCTGGACCGGCTGGCCAAGGAGACGGGGTGCACTCTGGCGGGATCGGGCTACCAGGACGTGTTCTGGGGCAACCTGATCTCCGTGCTGGCGGGGGCCACCCACCGCATCGACCGCATCGAGGGGGTCACCAGCTACAACGTGGAGGACTACGGCATCGCCCTGGCGAAGGTCCACGGAGCGGGGCTGAGCAAGGAGGACTTCCGCAGGGAGATCGCGGAGAACGACTCCCTCCCCTCCTATGTGTGGAACTCCAACGAGTGGCTCTGCTCCCAGATGGGCTGGACCATCAAGGGCATGAAACAGGAGCTGGTGCCCACGTTCCACGACGTCCCCCTGAAGTCCGAGACCCTGGGGACCACCATCCCCGCAGGGCACGCCACGGGCATGTCCGCGGTGGTCACCACGGAGACCTACCAGGGGCCGGTGATCGTCACCCAGTGCATCGGCAAGGTGTACGCCCCCGGCGAGGTGGACCGGAACGACTGGGTCCTCAAGGGGGAGCCGAACACCACCGTCCAGATCGCCTGCCCCGCCACGGTGGAGCTGACCTGCGCCACCCTGGTGAACCGCCTGCCGGACCTGCTCCTGTCCCCCGCAGGCTTCTTCACCACCGAGAAGATGCCCGCCGCAGCCTACCGCACCTATCCTCTGCACCTCTACGTCCGCTGA
- a CDS encoding AraC family transcriptional regulator has product MGLHLHRGGCLVLSRLGTWSFRFGGQEILLGPEDLLAIPPGTTHRCGRGEGMLEGMRLAPGRWGLWAEGFPPRLSRRPWVRLGWGDALPRTPEELARAAEGAIPLAGCLRGSGVSSFRGKRLRRLWRAGALLLEGASGAEVAALCGYADQSHLIREFRRLWGLTPEQYRGRAVPPTGAGA; this is encoded by the coding sequence GTGGGACTTCACCTCCATCGCGGGGGGTGCTTGGTGCTCTCCCGTCTCGGGACCTGGAGCTTCCGCTTCGGAGGGCAGGAGATCCTGCTGGGACCGGAGGATCTCCTGGCGATCCCTCCGGGGACGACGCACCGATGCGGGCGAGGCGAGGGGATGCTGGAGGGGATGCGTCTTGCCCCGGGGCGTTGGGGCCTTTGGGCGGAAGGATTCCCTCCCCGTCTGAGTCGGCGTCCCTGGGTCCGTCTCGGGTGGGGAGACGCCCTTCCCCGCACGCCGGAAGAGCTGGCCCGAGCTGCGGAGGGCGCGATCCCCTTGGCCGGATGCCTTCGTGGTTCGGGAGTTTCGTCCTTCCGGGGGAAACGGCTTCGGCGCCTCTGGCGCGCCGGAGCGCTTCTCCTGGAGGGCGCCTCCGGGGCGGAGGTCGCCGCGCTCTGCGGCTATGCGGATCAGTCCCACCTGATCCGGGAGTTTCGCCGCCTCTGGGGACTCACGCCGGAGCAGTATCGGGGGCGGGCAGTTCCCCCAACGGGGGCAGGGGCTTGA
- a CDS encoding cupin domain-containing protein produces the protein MEERTVRAWTRAETERREGDPHPRFPGVTLKERADGAVRVLTVRVEPDREIGTHRHEREWEIHQVLEGRGCLETEEGTFPYEPGAGTRIPPRVSHRVAAGPEGLLLLAVFAPQDASA, from the coding sequence ATGGAGGAAAGGACGGTTCGGGCGTGGACCCGGGCGGAGACGGAGCGTCGGGAGGGGGACCCCCATCCTCGCTTTCCCGGAGTGACCCTGAAGGAACGGGCGGACGGGGCGGTGCGGGTTCTGACGGTGCGGGTGGAACCGGACCGGGAAATCGGGACCCACAGGCACGAGAGGGAGTGGGAGATCCACCAGGTGCTTGAGGGTCGAGGGTGCCTGGAGACGGAGGAGGGCACCTTCCCCTACGAGCCCGGGGCGGGAACCCGGATTCCCCCCCGGGTGTCCCATCGGGTGGCGGCGGGCCCCGAGGGGCTTCTCCTCCTGGCGGTCTTCGCACCCCAGGACGCGTCGGCCTGA
- a CDS encoding MFS transporter, with amino-acid sequence MPAPWRLLLHLFCLTTAGASVEMAFYLFAPYLRATGSPHMEALGWILGICYGFSACLRPLAGQLVERVGSRRTLCLGYGLVLGGAATVALGARFLPALLAGRALLGMGYSLTIVSSTTYQIAAVPPEALGRTLSLTAVGYTVPTLLVLPALEGLLRGGHTGLFLLFPPLFAGGALFLAWRLPPGEPPRARDAAPGTPFRDILKVPAFRTLFLAVVVFALTDAATMQISALALSKDLVASWFFLSQSLVALGTRLLALGFIDRFPRRRLVVLATGLSAGGLVLGTFAEGPRLFLAAGAVFGLGMGFGFPALMALIGDVAEPKLRPRVSALFWLFYSACFFVAPILIARGASLLDYDGALRLLGVLLCGSLLPLHRLLKRGDPAP; translated from the coding sequence ATGCCCGCCCCCTGGCGCCTCCTCCTGCACCTCTTCTGCCTCACCACCGCCGGGGCCTCGGTGGAGATGGCGTTCTATCTCTTCGCCCCCTATCTGCGCGCCACCGGCTCCCCCCACATGGAGGCCCTGGGATGGATCCTGGGGATCTGCTACGGGTTTTCCGCCTGCCTGCGCCCCCTGGCGGGGCAGCTGGTGGAGCGGGTGGGATCCCGGCGCACCCTCTGCCTGGGCTACGGACTGGTCCTGGGAGGGGCGGCGACGGTGGCCCTGGGGGCCCGTTTTCTTCCTGCCCTGCTGGCGGGGAGAGCCCTCTTGGGGATGGGCTACAGCCTCACCATCGTCTCCTCCACCACCTACCAGATCGCCGCGGTGCCCCCGGAGGCGCTGGGCCGCACCCTCTCCCTCACCGCCGTGGGCTATACCGTCCCCACCCTGCTGGTGCTTCCCGCCCTGGAGGGCCTGCTCCGGGGAGGGCACACGGGGCTGTTCCTCCTCTTTCCCCCCCTCTTCGCCGGAGGGGCCCTCTTCCTGGCCTGGCGCCTCCCCCCGGGGGAGCCTCCCCGGGCGCGGGACGCCGCCCCCGGGACCCCCTTCCGGGACATCCTGAAGGTCCCCGCCTTCCGGACCCTCTTTCTGGCGGTGGTGGTCTTCGCCCTGACCGACGCGGCCACCATGCAGATCTCCGCCCTGGCCCTCTCCAAGGATCTGGTGGCCTCGTGGTTCTTCCTCTCCCAGTCCCTGGTGGCCCTGGGGACGCGGCTCCTCGCCCTGGGCTTCATCGACCGGTTCCCCCGCCGTCGGCTGGTGGTGCTGGCTACGGGGCTCTCCGCGGGAGGGCTGGTGCTGGGGACCTTCGCGGAGGGGCCCCGGCTCTTCCTCGCCGCCGGGGCGGTGTTCGGCCTGGGCATGGGCTTCGGCTTTCCCGCCCTCATGGCCCTCATCGGGGACGTGGCGGAGCCGAAGCTCCGCCCCCGGGTGTCCGCCCTCTTCTGGCTCTTCTACTCCGCCTGCTTCTTCGTGGCCCCCATCCTCATCGCCCGAGGCGCCTCTCTCCTGGACTACGACGGGGCCCTGCGGCTTCTGGGGGTCCTCCTCTGCGGGTCCCTCCTGCCCCTGCACCGTCTCCTGAAACGCGGGGACCCCGCCCCATGA